The genomic interval ATATGGTCCTGGTAGCGTGAGTTAAAGGTCAGGTACCGCAGGTCACGGTCCAGGGACCAGATGGCACCGGAGCTGTTTTCCAGCAGCGCCAGGAGGTTGGCCTCGGAGACACGACGGGCGTTTTCGGCAAGCTTGCGGTCTGTGATGTCATAGCCCTCCACCATCAAGTAGCGGATCTGCCCGTCTTCATCCCGCACGGCACGGACAGAAAAGTCCATGACATGGGGCGTGCCGGTCCGGTCCGGCAGGACAGTCTCAAAGCGCACGCTCTCCTGGCCGTGGCGGATCTGCTGGATGGCCTGGCGCAGCTTGTCCTGCTCGGCCGGAGAATGCGTCCACCAAACCGTTTCCCAAAACCATTTTCCTTCGACTTCGGGCAGCTCCACCCCGGCAAAAGCGCGGGCAGTGCTGTTGACTTCCATCAGCCGCCCTTCCGGATCCAGCAGGCCCTGGAGCTGAAAGGTATTGTCCAGGATGGCGGAAAGCTTCTGCTGCCCTTCCTTCACCTCGCGGGTGCGGAGTTCCACCTGGCGGCGAAGCTGCATCGTCCAGAGAACGCCCAGCCCCCCCAGGATGCCCAGGATGGCCAGGCTCCAGAGAAGAGGATTCAAATTGGGCTTGGTATCCGGCTCGAAGATGAAGCCTTTGAGGTTGGACGTGACCGGGACGACGCCTGTCTCGACAAAAGTCCGGGCGATGCGCTCCCAGCGGCCCGCATTCATATGACCGACCTCCACCAAGTCGGCCTGGATGAGCTCCACCATTTCACGGGCCTCCACCTCCAGGTTCTCCCGGCGGATGCCGCGCTCCTTCACGCCCGGCATGAGGAGGATGCGCTCAATCATCTCCTCCGGGTGATGCATGGCGTAATTCCAGCCTTTGAGGGAGGCCTCCACAAAGGCGCGCACCACCGCGCGGTCCTTGTTGATGAAGGACTCGGTGGTGAAGAGCGTGTCACCGTAAAAATCCACTCCGTAATCGCTGAACCGGATCAAGGCCGGCTCCTCCCCTAGGAGGCGGAGTTGAGTAGGCTCCACAGTGCTGTAAGCGGAGATGGCATCCACCCGCCCGGCCAGGAGGTCCTGGTTGTTCCAGGTATGCGGAAGAAACTGGATGCGGTCAGCCGGCAGCCCTTCGCGGATGATCATGGCCCGCACCTCGGCCTCCCCCTGATCCGTGGCGACCATGACACGCTTGCCGACGAGGTCTGACGGCTTGGTGATGCCATTTCTGGCCAGGCTGAGCATGATGTACGGTGAGTGCTGAAAGACGGCGGCGCAGACCACCACAGGCTTCCCCTGCATACGGGCCAGCAGGACATCACAATCCGTGACGCCAAAGTCTGCGTCTCCAGACTGCACCACCTCCAGGGATCTGCGGCTGGGGGAACCCTCCTTCAGCTCCACATCCAGGCCGGCTGCACGATAATAACCCTGGGCCTGGGCGGCATAATATCCTGCAAACTGGAACTGGTGATGCCATTTGAGCTGGATGCGCACTTTCTTCAGCCGTCCTTCCGGGGAATCTGCGGCAACACCCAAGGAGGGAACACCCAAGAACAATAAGAGGAGCAGCTGGCGGGGCAGCTTCTGCCATCTGGGCGCAGCCAGGCGCTTCCTTTGGGACAACGATGAATTGACCTGGTAACAGGGCAATGAAGTCGGTGAATCCATGGAGCGATCTTGTGGGTAAGTCGTGTCAGTCCGCCTCAGCAGTACGCACTGCGTCCAGCGTAAGCTGCCATTGTTCTTCACCGCGCCAGAAATTACGCTGCACACGCATGGCAACATCCCACGGCGGTTTCGGCAGGTTTTTTAAAGGGGCATTGAACCAGCGTGCTTCCATGGAAGCCCCGTCCTGGCTGAGCATGACGCGGAGATGCTTTTCCTTCATCAGCCGGCCCGGCAGACGCGGGGTGACCCGGCGGCAGAGGAAGACAGGTTCATGATTGCGCTGGCCGAAGGGCTCCATGAGACGGAAATTGCGGAGGAAATCCAGGGACAGATCCCGCAGGCGCACCTCCACATCCAGCTCCAGGACCGGGGTCAGGGCTTCCTCGCTGAGCGCCCGGCGGGCGGCTTCTGAAAAGCGCTCGCGGAAGACCTCCAGCTTATCCTCATGCACAGAGACGCCCGCTGCCATGGCATGACCGCCCCCCCGGGTGATGTGCTCGCGGCAGAATTCGATGGCCTCCACCAGGGAGAATCCGGGAATGCTGCGCCCGCTGCCTTTGCCCATGCCGTTTTCATCAAAGGAAAAAAGGATGGTGGGACGGTGCACCAGCCGGGAAAGCCGGGAGGCGACGATGCCGACAACTCCAGGGTGCCACTTGCGCGAGCCAAGAACGATGGCCGGAATGTGCTCCAAGTCTCCCATGGCCAGAAGCTGCTGCTCAGCTTCGTTGAACACCTCCAGCTCCACCGCCTGGCGGTCGCGGTTGTGGTTTTCCAGGAGGGTGGCGTAATCAGCAGCGACGAGCGGATCCTCAGCTAGCAAAAGCTGCAGGGCGGTGGAGGCCGTATCCAGCCGGCCGGCGGCATTGAGCCGCGGCCCGAGGCGGAAACCGACGTGATGGGTCTGGATGAAACCGTCCACCCCGGCGATCTCCTTCAGCGCCCGCAGGCCGGTGCGCTGGGTCTGCGCCAGGGCCTCGAGACCACGGCGCACCAACAGGCGGTTTTCATCCACCAGCGGCACCAGGTCAGCCACCGTGCCGAGCGCCACCAGGTCCAGGGCTTCTTTGAGGTCAAACTCCACGCGGCGTGTTTTCAGCAGGGCATGGGCCACCTTGAACACAAGACCAGCGGTGCAGAAATAATGATACTCGGTGCCCAGCTTGGGATTCACCAGCGCCACACACGGCGGGCGGCCAAAAGGGGAAAGCTCATGGTGGTCCACGATGACACAGTCCACGCCCTGCTCCTGCAGCCAGGTCAGCTCCTTGATGGAGGTGGTGCCGCAGTCCAGCGCCAGCAGCAGGTCCGGCTTGCCAAATTCCTCAAACAGCCGGGCAAAGCCGTCCATGCTGAGGCCATAGCCTTCCTCCATGCGGGAGGGCAGAAACAAATGCGTCTCCAGCCCGTACGCCTTCAGCGTCAGATGCATGAGCGCCATGGAGGTGACACCGTCCACATCGTAGTCTCCATAGAGGGCCACGCGCTGTTTTTCATCCACCGCTTTGAGGATGCGCGCCACGGCGATGCCCATCTCCGGCAGCACGGTGGGATCCCCCAGGGAGGCCAGTTTGGGCACCAGGAAATCCTGCACCTGCTCCGCCGTCTCAAACCCGCGCTGGGTCAGCAGTTTGGTCAGCAGCAAAGGGAGGCCTGTGTCCGCAGCCAGTTCCGCCGCGCCCTCGGGCACTGGCTTTAGCAGCCAGCGCGGGGGCAGGGTGTTCGGAAGGGGGATTTCAGACGCAAGAGCCATTTAGATGTGCAACCTCCTTGTATGCAGCACGCGCGTAAGCTAGTCAAAGCATCCCTCCCCCATTCATGTCATCTGCGTCTGTTTCTTCACTCCCTGGCCGCCTCTGGCTGGCCGGCATGGGCCTGTTTTTAGCCCTGGCCGGCATGCTGTTTACCTGGGTGCTGTGGACCTCCTGGCAACGTGCGGAGGAGACCCGCCGCTGGACGGCGACACCGTGCCGGATTATTTCTGCCCAAGTCCTCAGCGAGCGGCCCACCCCGCACTCCAACCCGGCTCACAAGGCCAGCGTGCGGTATGCTTACACCTTTGAAAACCAGGCGCTGACCGGCACCCAGATCAAACGGGTGGACTCTGCCAGCCAGCACGAAGAAGTGGCCCGCAAGAAGCTTGAGGAATTCCCCATCGGCCAGGAAACCACCTGCTACGTGAACCCCGCCCAGCCAGCCCAGGCCGTACTGAAGCATGACAGCCGCGCGGCCTTGTATTCCATCTGGTTTCCCCTGCTGTTTGTGCTTGGGGGTCTGGGGATGGCGTGGAATGCGATGCGGAGGCGGACTGGGGTATAAAGATGCTCAGGTGAGCTTTAGCCAACGTTTAATTCGCGCACGGGCCTTCAGTCTTCCAAAATCGCTCCAGTCCCTTAAATTTCATTTATGAGCACGCTTGCCCTCCCCAGCCTCAAGAACTGCTTCGTAAGCCAGGTCCGCGTCACAGGCGACCACCGGCTTGCCGTGAAATTTCAGGATGCTCTCATTGCCGAATTGCACATGGGAGAATGGATTTCCCGCCAACACGGTTCCATGATTGAACCACTCAAATCCCCCGCCTTCTTTGCCGATGTCAGCATTCAACGCGGTGTGTTAACCTGGCCGAACGGTTATGACATTGACCCGTTCAGCATCCGCCATTGGGCCGAACACGGCATGGACTGACGAGCCGCCAAAAGCCTGACAGATAAAAAAGAGCGGTGCCGTTGCGGGCACCGCTCTGAGATTTGAAGTGAAGGATTTTGAAACCTTCCTGAAAGCGGACGGGGGCGTCCGCGCTGCGTTAACGGAAGCTTTTCGCGAAGTCGTCGGCGCTGGCTTTGGCCACCACCTTAGTCTTCTCGAAGGTGCTCTTTTCACCCTTTTCAATGAGGATGCGCTCATAGTCGGCAGCGCTCATGGGCAGCTCGATGGCCTTGTCCTGCCAGGTGCTGAGGAGGATGGCATTGGCCAGCTCCACGCTGTGGATGCCCTGCTCGGCGGGGCTGAGCAGTTTTTCCCCTTTCAGGATGGCGTTGGCGAAGTTTTGCAGGATCTCCACATGCTGGCCGCCGCTGTCGGCCACCGGGATCTCCATGTGCCAGCTTTCCGGCATTGCAAAGGCGGCTTCGGCCTCCATGCAGAATTTGCTCATCGGCACCCGATTGCGCTGGAAGTGGATCTTGCTGCCGTCGGTCACGGTCAGGCGGCCCATCTCGGCGGAGATTTCCAGCCGGTTGATGCCAGGAGCTTCGCCGGTGGAGGTGATGAAAGTGGCGGTGGTGCCGTTTTCATACTGCAAAACGGCGGTCACGTTGTCCTCGACCTCAATCTCATGGAACCTGCCGAACTGGCAAAAACCGCGCACGGTTTTTGGCACGCCGAACATCCACTGGAAAAGGTCCAGGTTGTGCGGGCACTGGTTCATCAGCACGCCGCCGCCTTCGCCCTTCCAGGTGCCGCGCCAGCCGCCGGTGGCATAGTAGTAATTGGTGCGGAACCAGTTCGTCACCTCCCAATGCACGCGGCGGATCTCGCCCAGCTCGCCACTGTCAATGAGGTCCTTGACCTTCTTGAAGCAGGCATTCGTGCGCATGTTGAACATGGCGGCAAAAATTTTGCTCTTGTCCGTGTGGGCGGCGATCAGACGCTCGCAGTCGGCCTTATGAACGGAGATCGGCTTTTCCACGAGGACGTGAAGGCCGTTTTGCAGCGCCTCAATGCCGATGGTCGTGTGGCTGAAGTGCGGGGTGCAGATCAGGATCGCGTCAATGTGGCCGGATTTGATCATCGCGCTGACATCTGTGAAAGGCTGCTCGCCCTCCAGCTGAGCCGGAAGGGTGCCCACGCTTTCACACATGGCGGTCACGCGCATGCCGGGCACTTTGCCCGCGCGAATGTTTGCGAGATGGGCCTTGCCCATGTTGCCAAGTCCAACGATGCCGAGTCTGACGGTTTCCATAGAGGCGTTCAGGCTAGCGAGGCACAAAGCAGAGGTCAACCTCGATAAAGTCACCGGATTTGGTATTGCGGAATCACCCAGGGATGACTAAAGGCTCCCCATGGCAGTAAACGGCACCCTTTTAGTCACTGGCGGCGCAGGATACATCGGCTCACACACGGTAAAGCATCTGCTTGCCCTGGGGGAAAAAATCGTCGTTTTGGACAATCTCGTCTTCGGTCATCGCGATGCCCTGCCCATGGACAAGGTAACCTTTGTGCACGGGGACATGAGCGATACCAGCCTGCTGGAGGAGCTGTTTACCGAGCATCAACCGGAGGCAGTGCTGCACTTCGCCGCCTTTGCCTATGTGGGGGAATCGGTGACGGACCCGCTGAAGTACTACCGCAACAACCTGGCCGCCCCGCTCGTGCTGCTAGAAACGATGCAGCGCCATGGCTGCAAGCGGTTCATTTTCTCCTCCACCTGCGCCACGTATGGCAATCCGGTCTATGTGCCAATGGACGAAGACCATCCCCAGGCCCCGGTGAACCCTTATGGAGCCAGCAAGTGGATGCTGGAGCGGGTGCTGAAGGACTGCGATCATGCCTGGGGGCTGAAGTGCGTCTTCCTGCGCTACTTCAATGCCAGCGGCTGTGATGCGGACGGGGAGATCGGCGAGGATCATGATCCAGAGACCCATCTCATCCCGCGCATCCTCATGGCCGCCACCGGCGAGATTGAAAACATCACCGTCTTCGGCACCGACTACCCCACCCCGGACGGCACCTGCATCCGCGACTACATTCATGTCAACGACCTGGCCAGCGCGCATGCCCTGGCGCTGGATTATCTGCGCAAAGGCGGTGAAACCACGCCCGTCAATCTCGGCACCGGTCGCGGTTTCAGCGTCAACGAAATCATCCAGACCGCCGAAGCCGTCACGGGCAAGACCATCCCCGTGAGCTATGGCCCGCGCCGTGCTGGCGACCCGCCGGAGCTCATCTGCCAGCCCGCCAAAGCCAAAGCCGTGCTCGGCTGGGAAGCGCAGCACAAGGATCCGAGGGCCCACATCGAAAGCGCCTGGAAATGGATGACCGGGCCGCGTAAGGGACGCTACGAGGACTAACAAGATTTTTTGCCACGGACCGCAACTCAGTCTTGTCGTCTGCATCGCATCCCGATAGAACAGCGGCGGAAATTCCAACCCAACCACCGCCATGACTCCCTTCCTCGCCGAGGTTATCGGCACCCTCATCCTTGTGCTCCTCGGTGACGGGGTCGTCGCCAACGTCGTGCTCGGTAAAACCAAAGGCAACAATGGCGGCTGGATCGTCATCACCGCCGGCTGGGCCTTTGCCGTCACCATCGCGGTGTATTGTACCAGCGCCATCAGCGGAGCTCATTTGAACCCCGCCGTCACCGTGGCCATGGCCAGCCTGGGCAAGTTCGATTGGGCGCTGGTCCCTGGTTATATCGCCGCCCAGATGATCGGTGCCTTTTTAGGAGCCGTGCTCGTCTGGCTGAGCTACCTGCCGCACTGGAAGGAAACCGCCGACAAGGGTGCCAAGCTGGGCACCTTTGCCACCATCCCCGCCATCCGCCATCCCGTCTCCAACCTCATCTGCGAGGCCATCGGCACCGCCATGCTGGTTCTCGGCATCCTGACCATCATCACGCCGGAAAACCTGGTCCCTGATACCGGCTTCGACAAAGCCTTCTCCCCTGCCCTCGTCGGCCTCATTGTCTGGTCCATCGGCCTGTCCCTCGGCGGACCCACCGGCTACGCCATCAATCCAGCCCGCGATCTCGGCCCCCGCATCGCCCACGCCCTCCTGCCTATCCCCGGCAAAGGCGGCTCCGACTGGGGATACGCCTGGGTTCCCGTGGTCGGCCCCATCATCGGCGGACTGGTGGGTGCCTTTCTTTACAAAATGCTGTGGAATGCGGCAGTGATGTGAGCTGATGGTAGGATTTCGCAGCCCCACTTTTTTCCCATCCATGATTGACCCTCATGGCGGACTTCGTTCATGCTTTCTCCGCCATGACATCCCGTCGTACTTTTCTCACCTCGGCCACAGCCGCGTCCCTTTCCCTTTCTGCCCTCCCCCTGCTGGGCCAGCAGGCTAAAAAATTCCGCGTCGCCCTCATCGGCAGCGGCTGGTGGGGGATGAATCTCTTGCGGGAGGCCATGGCCTCCGGGCGGACCCAGGTGGTGGCACTCTGCGATGTGGATGCCAATGTGCTGGAGAACAGCATCGAGGATGTGAAGACGGAAAGTGGCGATGTGCCCAAGGGCTACAAAGACTACCGCGAGCTGCTGGCGGAAGCGAAGCCAGAGATCGTCATCATCGCCACGCCGGACCACTGGCACGCATTGCAAACCATCGCCTGCTGCCAGGCAGGTGCCCATGTGCTGGTGGAAAAACCCACCGGCCACACCATCAATGAAAGCAAGGCCATGGTGAAGGCGGCCAAAGATTCCGGCGTGGTGGTGCAAGTGGGCCTTCATCGCCGCATCGGCCCGCATCATGTGGAGGCCATGGAGTTCCTGAAATCCGGCAAGATTGGCAAGGTCGGCATGGTTCGCCTTTTTGCCGCCAGCAAAGGCGGCCCGGAAACGCCCAAGCCTAACAGCAAGGTTCCCGACGGCATGGACTGGGACATGTGGTGCGGCCCTGCGCCCATGCGCCCCTTCAATTCCAAGATGCATCCCGGCGGCTGGCGCAGTTTCCTTGATTACGCCAATGGCACCATGGGAGACTGGGGCATCCACTGGCTGGACCAGGTGCTGTGGTGGAGCGGTGAGAAGGGACCAAAGACCGTCTTCTGCACCGGCGGCCGGCCCATCTTCGGCCCGCCTGTGCTCAATGACCAGGAACAGACCACCGATGTGCCCGACCACCAGGTGGCTACCTTTGAATTTGAAAATTTCACCGCTGTGTGGGAGCACCGTAAGTTCGCGGAAAACAACAACGAGAAGCACAAGATCGGCGCTTATTTCTACGGTGAAAAAGGCGTGCTGCACATCGGCTGGCGCGATGGCTGGACCTTCTACCCAGTGAACCCCAAGGAGCCACCCGCCCATGGCGAGCACCAGCTTCAGGAGCCGGACGGTCACAACATCGCCCTCCTGTGGGCCGACCTGATCCAGGCCATCGAAACCGGCAGCAAACCGGTCGCCGACATCGAGATCGGACACCGCTCCAGCTGCCTGCCCATGCTCGGCATGCTGAGCTGGAAGCTGGGCCGCAGCATCCGCTGGGATGCGGAGAAAGAGGAGATCATCGGTGACCCGGAGGCCAGCCAGCTTCTGAGCCGGCCGTATCGGGCACCTTGGGTGTATCCGGTATAACCATTGGGCAAGTCAGTCTGAGACAGGCGAGAGCGGTCCGTACTCCGGGGTCACTGCGCATCGGGCCGCTCGCCGATGACGGCGGCGACTTCGGCGAGCTGTCCGTCGCGGACGATGGTGAGCAGGATCTTCGTGCCGGGCGGCAGGGAAAGAATGATGTCCAGCAGCTCAGCAGGCGTCTTGAATTTGCGACCATTGATGGCAGTGACCACATCTCCAATGGCCAGCCCGGAGGCGGCTGCGGGGGATTGCGGATCCAGATCCGTGATGTAGGCCCCGACCA from Prosthecobacter sp. SYSU 5D2 carries:
- a CDS encoding DUF2442 domain-containing protein; its protein translation is MSTLALPSLKNCFVSQVRVTGDHRLAVKFQDALIAELHMGEWISRQHGSMIEPLKSPAFFADVSIQRGVLTWPNGYDIDPFSIRHWAEHGMD
- a CDS encoding DUF3592 domain-containing protein, yielding MSSASVSSLPGRLWLAGMGLFLALAGMLFTWVLWTSWQRAEETRRWTATPCRIISAQVLSERPTPHSNPAHKASVRYAYTFENQALTGTQIKRVDSASQHEEVARKKLEEFPIGQETTCYVNPAQPAQAVLKHDSRAALYSIWFPLLFVLGGLGMAWNAMRRRTGV
- a CDS encoding MIP/aquaporin family protein, which gives rise to MTPFLAEVIGTLILVLLGDGVVANVVLGKTKGNNGGWIVITAGWAFAVTIAVYCTSAISGAHLNPAVTVAMASLGKFDWALVPGYIAAQMIGAFLGAVLVWLSYLPHWKETADKGAKLGTFATIPAIRHPVSNLICEAIGTAMLVLGILTIITPENLVPDTGFDKAFSPALVGLIVWSIGLSLGGPTGYAINPARDLGPRIAHALLPIPGKGGSDWGYAWVPVVGPIIGGLVGAFLYKMLWNAAVM
- the galE gene encoding UDP-glucose 4-epimerase GalE, producing the protein MAVNGTLLVTGGAGYIGSHTVKHLLALGEKIVVLDNLVFGHRDALPMDKVTFVHGDMSDTSLLEELFTEHQPEAVLHFAAFAYVGESVTDPLKYYRNNLAAPLVLLETMQRHGCKRFIFSSTCATYGNPVYVPMDEDHPQAPVNPYGASKWMLERVLKDCDHAWGLKCVFLRYFNASGCDADGEIGEDHDPETHLIPRILMAATGEIENITVFGTDYPTPDGTCIRDYIHVNDLASAHALALDYLRKGGETTPVNLGTGRGFSVNEIIQTAEAVTGKTIPVSYGPRRAGDPPELICQPAKAKAVLGWEAQHKDPRAHIESAWKWMTGPRKGRYED
- a CDS encoding Gfo/Idh/MocA family oxidoreductase — its product is METVRLGIVGLGNMGKAHLANIRAGKVPGMRVTAMCESVGTLPAQLEGEQPFTDVSAMIKSGHIDAILICTPHFSHTTIGIEALQNGLHVLVEKPISVHKADCERLIAAHTDKSKIFAAMFNMRTNACFKKVKDLIDSGELGEIRRVHWEVTNWFRTNYYYATGGWRGTWKGEGGGVLMNQCPHNLDLFQWMFGVPKTVRGFCQFGRFHEIEVEDNVTAVLQYENGTTATFITSTGEAPGINRLEISAEMGRLTVTDGSKIHFQRNRVPMSKFCMEAEAAFAMPESWHMEIPVADSGGQHVEILQNFANAILKGEKLLSPAEQGIHSVELANAILLSTWQDKAIELPMSAADYERILIEKGEKSTFEKTKVVAKASADDFAKSFR
- a CDS encoding Gfo/Idh/MocA family oxidoreductase, which codes for MTSRRTFLTSATAASLSLSALPLLGQQAKKFRVALIGSGWWGMNLLREAMASGRTQVVALCDVDANVLENSIEDVKTESGDVPKGYKDYRELLAEAKPEIVIIATPDHWHALQTIACCQAGAHVLVEKPTGHTINESKAMVKAAKDSGVVVQVGLHRRIGPHHVEAMEFLKSGKIGKVGMVRLFAASKGGPETPKPNSKVPDGMDWDMWCGPAPMRPFNSKMHPGGWRSFLDYANGTMGDWGIHWLDQVLWWSGEKGPKTVFCTGGRPIFGPPVLNDQEQTTDVPDHQVATFEFENFTAVWEHRKFAENNNEKHKIGAYFYGEKGVLHIGWRDGWTFYPVNPKEPPAHGEHQLQEPDGHNIALLWADLIQAIETGSKPVADIEIGHRSSCLPMLGMLSWKLGRSIRWDAEKEEIIGDPEASQLLSRPYRAPWVYPV
- a CDS encoding ABC transporter substrate-binding protein; its protein translation is MGVAADSPEGRLKKVRIQLKWHHQFQFAGYYAAQAQGYYRAAGLDVELKEGSPSRRSLEVVQSGDADFGVTDCDVLLARMQGKPVVVCAAVFQHSPYIMLSLARNGITKPSDLVGKRVMVATDQGEAEVRAMIIREGLPADRIQFLPHTWNNQDLLAGRVDAISAYSTVEPTQLRLLGEEPALIRFSDYGVDFYGDTLFTTESFINKDRAVVRAFVEASLKGWNYAMHHPEEMIERILLMPGVKERGIRRENLEVEAREMVELIQADLVEVGHMNAGRWERIARTFVETGVVPVTSNLKGFIFEPDTKPNLNPLLWSLAILGILGGLGVLWTMQLRRQVELRTREVKEGQQKLSAILDNTFQLQGLLDPEGRLMEVNSTARAFAGVELPEVEGKWFWETVWWTHSPAEQDKLRQAIQQIRHGQESVRFETVLPDRTGTPHVMDFSVRAVRDEDGQIRYLMVEGYDITDRKLAENARRVSEANLLALLENSSGAIWSLDRDLRYLTFNSRYQDHILSLGGHKAQIGQRVDEVESAAHFAIWHPHYERALKGERFKASFDQEVRGKARVFQASFNPIRNAGEVTGVSIFSDDVTEQKHLENQLRQSQKMDAIGQLAGGVAHDFNNLLTVIQANASLARIMKLSPEMTTRAFSEILDAASRAGALTRQLLTFSRQQPVNKTTLNLNQVVAEMNRMLQRLIGEHIQVHLRLTPAPALIHADASMMEQIILNLTVNARDAMPQGGMLTLTTRLLPLKQLPPQAPAESVPGEYVCLEVRDTGTGIAAEHLNRIFEPFFTTKAVGQGTGIGLATVFGIAQQHGGWVTVDSQPGAGATFSVYLPVQTHPVAAPVEEEASVALMGASGSATILIVEDETTVRTIVKHVLASHGYKVHEAASGKDALEVWDQISEEVDLVLTDMVMPGGVTGHQLGKELLARKPSLKIIYSSGYSAETYRRDSVLPDDAVLLRKPYTAAQLLKEVQKMLPEEPAGE
- the recJ gene encoding single-stranded-DNA-specific exonuclease RecJ, with protein sequence MALASEIPLPNTLPPRWLLKPVPEGAAELAADTGLPLLLTKLLTQRGFETAEQVQDFLVPKLASLGDPTVLPEMGIAVARILKAVDEKQRVALYGDYDVDGVTSMALMHLTLKAYGLETHLFLPSRMEEGYGLSMDGFARLFEEFGKPDLLLALDCGTTSIKELTWLQEQGVDCVIVDHHELSPFGRPPCVALVNPKLGTEYHYFCTAGLVFKVAHALLKTRRVEFDLKEALDLVALGTVADLVPLVDENRLLVRRGLEALAQTQRTGLRALKEIAGVDGFIQTHHVGFRLGPRLNAAGRLDTASTALQLLLAEDPLVAADYATLLENHNRDRQAVELEVFNEAEQQLLAMGDLEHIPAIVLGSRKWHPGVVGIVASRLSRLVHRPTILFSFDENGMGKGSGRSIPGFSLVEAIEFCREHITRGGGHAMAAGVSVHEDKLEVFRERFSEAARRALSEEALTPVLELDVEVRLRDLSLDFLRNFRLMEPFGQRNHEPVFLCRRVTPRLPGRLMKEKHLRVMLSQDGASMEARWFNAPLKNLPKPPWDVAMRVQRNFWRGEEQWQLTLDAVRTAEAD